In one Sporomusa sphaeroides DSM 2875 genomic region, the following are encoded:
- a CDS encoding LTA synthase family protein, whose amino-acid sequence MKDFLAAMYYGFRISLKSAGLLVLLPMVCCTGLRLFISWKRLSHIRLYLGIAYVVILSFLFHARIPYYQEFRMAFNQLLFNTLRDDVTAIAYTVIEQYNLPVRLLLAGATAFFLCKLLQRWLSAKTYAFPRLPQWYLNIALRAALLIVIYQLTIFVRFGGTMTYAYNIDWENSGVTKDQLLNEAILDDVQALYRAYVLHERVSSSTGLDMEPGRLVDYGSYLAERPVQSTNVDDFLRKKVMVGTDSPPRHVFLIIAESYAAWPLLPQYDKLNLAGGLKGIIAQDNAAFSPNMLPNGMSTISGVMGVVTGLAEANLYLNYLPESYKEPYSTALAPQLKRLGYTADFWYSGPASWEKIRDFSLAQGFDAFYGMGDFTSDGGNVWGCDDRDLYKAVLERVTDSQPGLHVVLTVSNHSPYTVDLAGEGFDPALVTAGLPEKLKDDPEFIKKLGHFWYADKMLAQFVTEARRKYPDSLFVIVGDHADRLNVEANPPLFERYAIPLVLYGKGVTRESLPENAAGSHINLAPTLLELVAPAGFEYYSVGRSLTNGNDFGMNYGFWITAGHMGKADTDYNEVHSPRQGQLPPPQHKIRQEIDAARAISWWRIKFGKTLQTGTAAEHN is encoded by the coding sequence ATGAAAGATTTTTTGGCCGCGATGTATTACGGTTTTCGCATCAGCCTGAAAAGCGCCGGGTTGCTTGTTTTACTGCCCATGGTTTGCTGCACCGGCCTGAGGCTGTTTATTTCCTGGAAGCGGCTAAGTCATATCCGGCTTTATCTGGGTATCGCCTATGTTGTTATCCTTAGTTTTTTATTTCATGCCCGCATTCCTTACTATCAGGAATTCCGTATGGCGTTTAACCAACTGCTGTTCAATACGCTGCGTGATGATGTCACGGCCATAGCCTATACTGTTATCGAGCAATATAATCTGCCTGTCAGACTGCTCTTGGCCGGTGCTACGGCTTTTTTTCTCTGCAAGCTGCTGCAGCGCTGGTTGTCAGCCAAAACCTATGCCTTTCCCCGGCTGCCCCAGTGGTATCTGAATATCGCCCTGCGCGCCGCCCTGCTTATCGTTATTTATCAACTGACTATTTTTGTCCGCTTTGGCGGTACGATGACCTATGCTTATAATATTGACTGGGAGAACTCGGGGGTAACCAAGGACCAACTGCTGAATGAAGCCATCTTAGATGATGTGCAGGCGCTGTACCGGGCATATGTCCTGCATGAACGGGTTTCTTCCTCTACCGGCCTGGATATGGAGCCGGGGAGGCTGGTCGATTATGGCAGCTATCTGGCTGAGCGTCCGGTACAATCAACCAATGTTGATGATTTCTTACGCAAAAAAGTGATGGTAGGCACAGACTCGCCTCCCCGCCATGTTTTCTTGATTATTGCCGAGAGCTATGCCGCCTGGCCGTTATTGCCGCAATATGACAAGCTTAATCTTGCCGGTGGTCTGAAAGGTATTATTGCGCAAGACAACGCGGCGTTTTCGCCGAATATGCTGCCTAACGGCATGAGTACCATTTCCGGGGTTATGGGGGTCGTTACCGGTTTGGCTGAAGCCAACCTGTATTTGAATTATTTGCCGGAGTCCTACAAGGAGCCTTATAGCACCGCGTTGGCGCCACAGCTGAAACGGCTGGGCTATACGGCCGATTTTTGGTATTCCGGGCCTGCCTCCTGGGAAAAGATCAGGGATTTTTCCCTGGCGCAGGGCTTTGACGCCTTCTACGGTATGGGCGACTTTACCAGCGACGGCGGCAATGTCTGGGGCTGTGACGACCGTGATCTGTATAAAGCCGTGCTTGAGCGAGTTACTGACAGCCAACCGGGTTTGCATGTGGTGCTTACCGTGTCCAATCATTCACCTTACACCGTTGATTTGGCCGGCGAGGGTTTTGATCCTGCCCTTGTAACCGCCGGATTGCCGGAAAAACTCAAGGACGACCCGGAATTCATCAAAAAGCTGGGGCATTTTTGGTATGCCGACAAAATGCTGGCTCAATTTGTAACAGAGGCCAGGCGCAAATATCCTGACAGTTTGTTTGTTATTGTCGGCGACCACGCCGACAGGCTGAACGTGGAGGCCAATCCGCCGCTGTTTGAGCGCTATGCCATTCCCTTAGTCCTGTATGGCAAAGGGGTTACCAGGGAAAGTCTGCCGGAAAATGCCGCCGGCAGCCACATCAATCTGGCACCTACCCTGCTGGAGCTTGTTGCGCCTGCCGGTTTCGAGTATTATTCGGTAGGGCGCAGTTTGACCAATGGCAACGACTTTGGCATGAATTACGGCTTTTGGATTACCGCCGGACATATGGGGAAAGCCGATACTGATTATAATGAAGTCCACTCGCCGCGGCAGGGGCAGCTGCCGCCGCCACAGCATAAAATCCGCCAGGAAATTGATGCCGCCCGGGCCATCTCCTGGTGGCGGATAAAGTTCGGGAAAACCCTGCAAACCGGGACGGCTGCAGAGCACAATTAA
- a CDS encoding amidohydrolase: MLQKFLADIVFVNGAVYTADAQDTVCQAVAVKGDKIIAVGSDEQIGTYAGEHTERIDLQGRMLIPGMIDSHIHPPGIALAELYEVQLFGINSLEGYLEAIKNFITRNPGIKAVFGLGWLWSAFSGEEALKGPRKEHLDTVAPDIPVALRAMDGHSWWLNSRALAVSGITRDTQAPEGGIIEKDASGEPWGILKESAIWLSLQPSHTPAEYIEGIHAFQRKMHSLGITGVLSIMGNAREPIMQAWDTLQQQGNLALHVRGAVMVQPREPLQAQFEVIDQIKEQYHSPNFQITTAKFFADGVVEGVTSYLLTPYAQAAGKGSDYCGEFLWDQDRLNEAFCLANQRGLQIHVHSTGDAATRQVLDSFAAIRSQVPAGDFRNTITHLQLVDQADIPRFKELQVIASVQPYWHFKSPNWWKYVDYRILGERAEYEYPLRSFLDQGVIIASSSDYSITPVPNPLFAIETGVTRNMYSGPALGVEDITDMDDARYLLNKAERIPVREMIKSFTINGAYALFIEQQTGSVEVGKQADMVVLDRDLLSINPVDIDKVKVDMTFFAGKLVYRR, encoded by the coding sequence ATGCTTCAGAAATTTTTGGCCGATATTGTATTTGTAAACGGAGCAGTGTATACTGCCGATGCGCAGGATACCGTCTGTCAGGCGGTGGCTGTCAAGGGCGATAAAATTATTGCTGTTGGCAGTGATGAACAAATTGGCACTTATGCCGGTGAACATACCGAAAGAATTGATTTGCAGGGCAGGATGCTCATTCCGGGCATGATTGACAGCCACATTCACCCGCCGGGAATTGCCCTTGCTGAGCTTTACGAGGTGCAGCTGTTTGGCATTAACAGTCTGGAAGGATATCTGGAGGCTATAAAAAACTTTATTACCCGAAATCCGGGAATTAAAGCAGTGTTTGGCCTGGGGTGGCTGTGGAGTGCTTTTAGCGGTGAAGAGGCGCTTAAAGGGCCGAGGAAAGAGCATCTTGACACTGTGGCGCCGGATATTCCCGTAGCGTTGCGGGCCATGGACGGGCATAGCTGGTGGCTTAACTCCCGGGCGCTTGCAGTCAGCGGCATAACCCGTGATACTCAGGCGCCCGAAGGCGGGATTATTGAAAAAGACGCCAGCGGCGAGCCGTGGGGAATTCTAAAAGAAAGTGCTATCTGGCTTTCGTTGCAGCCTTCGCACACTCCGGCAGAGTATATCGAAGGCATCCATGCCTTTCAGCGCAAAATGCACAGCCTGGGCATAACCGGTGTCCTTTCGATTATGGGAAACGCCAGAGAGCCGATTATGCAGGCGTGGGACACATTGCAGCAACAGGGGAATCTGGCCTTGCATGTGCGGGGAGCCGTCATGGTCCAGCCCCGGGAGCCCTTGCAGGCTCAGTTTGAGGTTATTGACCAGATTAAGGAACAATATCATTCTCCTAACTTTCAAATAACGACAGCCAAGTTTTTTGCCGATGGGGTTGTTGAGGGAGTAACCAGTTATTTGTTAACCCCCTATGCGCAAGCGGCGGGAAAAGGCAGCGATTACTGCGGTGAGTTTTTATGGGACCAGGACAGGCTTAATGAGGCATTTTGTCTGGCCAATCAACGCGGGTTGCAAATTCATGTGCACTCCACCGGCGATGCGGCAACACGCCAGGTGCTGGATAGCTTTGCCGCAATCCGCAGCCAGGTTCCGGCAGGCGATTTTCGCAATACCATTACCCATCTGCAGCTTGTTGATCAAGCCGATATACCCAGATTCAAAGAACTGCAGGTCATTGCCAGTGTGCAGCCTTACTGGCATTTCAAAAGCCCCAACTGGTGGAAGTATGTTGATTACCGGATTTTGGGTGAGCGGGCAGAATACGAATATCCGCTGCGCTCCTTTTTAGACCAGGGCGTAATCATAGCCTCCTCTTCCGATTATTCGATCACGCCTGTACCTAATCCCCTGTTTGCCATCGAGACCGGGGTTACCCGCAATATGTACAGCGGTCCCGCTTTGGGCGTTGAGGATATCACCGATATGGATGATGCACGGTATTTGCTAAATAAAGCAGAACGTATTCCTGTAAGGGAAATGATAAAAAGTTTTACCATCAATGGCGCCTACGCTTTATTTATTGAGCAGCAAACCGGTTCGGTGGAGGTGGGCAAACAGGCCGACATGGTGGTCCTCGACCGGGATTTGCTGTCAATCAATCCTGTTGACATTGACAAAGTCAAGGTAGATATGACCTTCTTTGCCGGGAAACTGGTATACAGACGCTAG
- a CDS encoding flavodoxin family protein has protein sequence MNIIAINGSPRKNWNTAILLGKALEGAASQGAATELIHLYDLSFKGCISCFACKRKGGQSYGKCAVKDDLTPVLEKLATADAIVLGSPIYFGNVTGEMRSFLERLAFPYLVYDATYSSLFTRKLPVGFIYTMNVDENRMQAMGYPQNLKAMEMSLERLFGTCEALYSYDTCQFDDYSKYVVTAFSEADKAKRREEVFPLDCRKSFEMGVRFATPAASR, from the coding sequence ATGAACATCATAGCCATTAACGGAAGCCCGCGAAAGAACTGGAATACCGCCATTCTGCTCGGCAAAGCCCTGGAAGGGGCTGCTTCGCAAGGCGCCGCCACTGAGCTCATCCATCTTTATGATTTGAGCTTCAAAGGCTGTATTAGCTGCTTTGCCTGCAAGCGAAAGGGAGGGCAAAGCTATGGGAAATGTGCAGTGAAAGATGACTTGACCCCGGTTCTGGAAAAGTTGGCGACCGCCGATGCCATTGTGCTGGGTTCGCCTATCTATTTTGGCAATGTTACCGGTGAAATGCGCTCTTTCCTTGAGCGACTGGCTTTTCCCTACCTGGTATATGATGCCACCTACTCCTCCTTATTCACCCGCAAGCTCCCTGTAGGTTTTATTTATACCATGAATGTTGATGAGAACAGAATGCAGGCCATGGGTTATCCCCAGAACCTGAAGGCAATGGAAATGTCACTGGAAAGACTGTTTGGCACCTGTGAAGCCTTATACAGTTATGATACCTGCCAATTTGACGATTATTCCAAATATGTCGTAACAGCGTTTAGCGAAGCGGATAAAGCCAAAAGGCGCGAAGAGGTATTTCCCTTAGATTGCCGGAAATCCTTTGAGATGGGCGTACGCTTCGCAACACCGGCGGCTTCCCGGTAA
- a CDS encoding XdhC/CoxI family protein yields MEFELPEAIVIATVIGVENLPCDILGQKTLLSPDGENRTGNIKLPMNWLDEELACLSREALKDGKFRTASLANPEEPEQIVKVMLDPYLPCQELVILGGGHIARQLIQVGHLLGYKITVIDDRPDFAMNEYLTVHDRSICCSFSDLEEVVRLGPASSVVIVTRGHLHDMDCLRTVIKYPFAYLGMIGSRRKVALVKQTLAEEGVAQEKIDQIHMPIGLAIGAQTPAEIAVSIAAELISVRRAGETLSLKDTTPVKQGEICEMLTAADRETLDAALAAARDKTPAALATIIKSQGSTPRKSGARMLFYRDGRAYGTIGGGCAEAEVRRMALHVMDQDKPHIYRVSMTADIAAMEGMACGGMLEVFIEPVTTFYRAIEGCEN; encoded by the coding sequence ATGGAATTTGAATTACCGGAAGCAATAGTAATAGCGACAGTTATCGGAGTGGAAAACCTGCCGTGTGATATACTTGGGCAAAAAACGCTGCTTTCGCCGGACGGTGAAAACAGAACGGGAAATATCAAGCTGCCGATGAACTGGCTTGATGAAGAATTGGCGTGTTTGTCCAGAGAAGCGCTGAAGGATGGTAAGTTTAGAACGGCAAGTCTTGCCAATCCGGAGGAGCCGGAGCAAATCGTTAAGGTTATGCTGGATCCTTACCTGCCTTGTCAGGAACTTGTAATCCTCGGCGGCGGCCATATTGCCAGGCAGCTAATTCAGGTGGGGCATCTGCTGGGATATAAGATTACCGTGATCGATGACCGGCCGGATTTCGCAATGAATGAATATTTGACTGTGCATGACAGAAGCATCTGCTGCAGTTTCAGCGATCTGGAAGAAGTGGTGAGACTGGGGCCGGCAAGCAGCGTTGTCATTGTTACCCGCGGCCATCTCCATGATATGGACTGCCTGAGGACGGTTATTAAGTATCCATTTGCTTACCTGGGAATGATCGGCAGCAGGCGGAAAGTGGCATTGGTAAAACAAACCTTGGCTGAGGAAGGAGTGGCTCAGGAAAAAATTGACCAGATACATATGCCTATTGGCTTGGCGATTGGGGCGCAGACTCCGGCGGAAATTGCCGTCAGTATTGCTGCGGAACTAATCAGTGTCCGTCGTGCCGGAGAGACGTTATCTCTAAAAGATACGACGCCGGTTAAACAAGGGGAAATCTGCGAAATGCTGACAGCCGCAGATCGGGAAACCCTGGATGCGGCATTGGCTGCGGCGCGGGATAAAACGCCGGCCGCGCTGGCGACAATAATAAAATCGCAGGGTTCAACGCCGCGTAAGAGTGGCGCCAGGATGCTGTTTTACCGGGACGGACGGGCATATGGCACAATCGGCGGCGGCTGTGCGGAAGCGGAAGTACGCAGGATGGCTTTACATGTCATGGACCAAGATAAGCCTCACATCTACAGAGTATCAATGACTGCCGATATAGCTGCGATGGAAGGTATGGCTTGCGGCGGGATGCTAGAAGTTTTCATTGAGCCGGTGACCACTTTTTACCGGGCTATAGAGGGATGTGAAAACTAA
- a CDS encoding peptidylprolyl isomerase, translated as MLVTFLLLFTVGCAGSNTGSPKPAEPAPKAPAATTQKNSSALFETSKGNFRLELFEDKAPQTTQNFITLVNKGFYDGLIFHRVIDNFMIQGGDPKGNGTGGPGYKIPDEFHRDLRHDEGVISMANAGPNTGGSQFFITLTATPWLDNKHAVFGKVIEGMDVVHAIGKVKTGSQDKPVEDVVIKKITIEAAK; from the coding sequence ATGTTGGTGACATTTTTACTGTTGTTTACGGTTGGCTGTGCCGGCAGCAATACCGGTTCACCGAAGCCGGCAGAGCCCGCCCCTAAGGCGCCGGCAGCCACAACCCAGAAGAACAGTAGTGCCTTGTTCGAAACCTCTAAAGGCAATTTCCGCTTGGAACTGTTTGAGGATAAGGCGCCGCAGACCACCCAGAATTTTATTACCCTGGTGAATAAGGGCTTCTATGATGGGTTGATTTTTCACCGCGTTATCGATAATTTTATGATCCAGGGCGGTGATCCGAAAGGTAACGGTACCGGTGGTCCCGGCTATAAAATTCCCGATGAATTCCACCGCGACCTCAGGCATGACGAAGGGGTTATTTCCATGGCAAATGCCGGACCGAATACCGGCGGTTCCCAGTTTTTCATCACCCTGACAGCCACGCCGTGGCTTGATAACAAACATGCCGTCTTTGGCAAAGTCATTGAGGGAATGGATGTCGTTCACGCCATTGGCAAGGTCAAGACAGGTTCTCAGGATAAGCCGGTAGAAGATGTTGTGATTAAAAAGATTACCATCGAAGCCGCCAAGTAA
- a CDS encoding molybdopterin-binding protein, protein MKVQTIKVEEAIGKVLSHDLTKVVQGGFKDTPFRKGYIIKEEDVPELLKMGKENIYILELEPGDVHEDEAGIRLGAAVANQGVRCSPPKESRVNLYAERDGLFKVNVRALEAINNLPDVILSTLPNNTVVKSGELLAGTKVIPLVTEEKVIMAAEGICRQAGWVIKVAPFRKLDVGVVITGSEVFKQRIRDGFSPVITEKVEAFGSRILKLEYAPDDMEVISTKIKEMANNGANIIFVTGGMSVDPDDVTPNAIKLSGAKVEKYGAPALPGAMFMLAYLDNIPVMGVPACGMFFKITIIDLLLPRLLAGEKVSRKDIVALAHGGLCRACTECTYPNCTFGKGTTYLS, encoded by the coding sequence ATGAAAGTACAAACAATTAAGGTGGAAGAAGCAATTGGAAAGGTGCTCAGCCATGATCTTACAAAAGTTGTGCAGGGCGGGTTTAAGGACACACCTTTTAGAAAAGGGTACATAATCAAAGAGGAGGATGTGCCAGAACTGCTTAAAATGGGCAAAGAAAACATTTATATCCTGGAGCTTGAACCAGGCGATGTGCACGAGGACGAGGCCGGAATCCGCCTGGGGGCAGCGGTTGCGAATCAGGGTGTGCGCTGTAGCCCGCCTAAGGAAAGCCGGGTCAATCTATATGCTGAACGTGACGGTCTTTTTAAAGTCAATGTCCGTGCTCTGGAGGCGATCAATAATCTGCCTGACGTGATTTTATCCACACTGCCCAATAATACTGTTGTCAAAAGCGGTGAATTGTTGGCAGGAACGAAAGTTATACCATTGGTGACTGAAGAAAAAGTCATTATGGCGGCTGAAGGGATTTGCCGGCAGGCAGGATGGGTTATTAAGGTGGCTCCCTTTCGCAAGCTTGATGTCGGTGTGGTCATTACTGGCAGCGAGGTTTTTAAACAGCGGATTCGCGATGGGTTTAGCCCTGTAATCACTGAAAAGGTGGAAGCTTTTGGCTCAAGAATCCTAAAACTCGAATATGCTCCAGATGATATGGAAGTCATTTCAACTAAAATTAAAGAGATGGCCAATAATGGCGCAAACATTATTTTTGTCACCGGAGGAATGTCGGTCGATCCCGACGACGTTACTCCGAATGCTATAAAATTATCCGGCGCCAAAGTCGAAAAGTATGGTGCTCCAGCGCTCCCCGGGGCGATGTTTATGCTTGCCTATCTGGATAATATACCGGTAATGGGCGTGCCTGCCTGTGGCATGTTTTTCAAAATAACTATTATTGATTTGCTTTTGCCCCGGCTTTTGGCAGGCGAAAAAGTATCACGCAAAGACATAGTGGCGCTGGCCCATGGAGGCCTATGCCGTGCATGCACTGAGTGCACCTATCCAAATTGTACCTTCGGCAAAGGAACTACCTATTTATCTTAG
- a CDS encoding lipase family protein encodes MKQLRIYISKLLIVLWCLMPLASHAGAGEDYEEAHTLLLAARACLAIYSDRTGSLSYEYLEQEGWEIQPFIADGDIDDARFLIAKKESADGGEPLYILAIAGTETLKNVKTNLTLGQVYFAGRTPEEFAANAALKHMPDSVPKVHHGFYKYVETAFQAKAATKDDSTPRLLSELLLENKDRKVYLTGHSLGGAAATLAGARLLSLGVQPEQIQVITFGAPAVGSQAFVEQFAPVLPVTRVVIHGDPVTGILQGLSGYEQFGREILWTSREVTHKGQHAMVSYLDAAIKEYYDKRHQAEEAGLLTLPVKLTAAGAPRVYVSPARNDLPAKLQPEFWYMQQAIWDEYRRVLPGYRLAAAVPDSSLRDQAAALGYNLLVVPEISAHKLKTRKNIYYVTLDQTVYDTATGSILYMTSFSTSTDNLTPLTALIHNIRGTTADNGKWLNAPD; translated from the coding sequence ATGAAACAGTTGAGAATATACATCAGTAAACTGCTGATAGTGCTATGGTGCCTGATGCCGCTGGCCTCCCATGCCGGAGCCGGCGAAGACTATGAGGAGGCGCATACCTTATTGTTGGCGGCACGGGCTTGTCTGGCAATCTATAGTGACAGAACAGGCAGTCTTTCCTATGAGTATCTTGAGCAGGAAGGCTGGGAGATTCAGCCGTTCATAGCAGACGGTGATATTGATGATGCCCGGTTTCTGATTGCCAAAAAGGAATCGGCAGACGGTGGAGAGCCGTTATATATATTGGCAATTGCCGGTACGGAAACGCTTAAGAATGTGAAGACCAATCTGACGCTGGGGCAGGTGTATTTTGCCGGGCGCACACCGGAGGAGTTTGCCGCCAATGCTGCGCTGAAGCATATGCCTGACTCGGTGCCCAAAGTGCATCATGGTTTCTATAAATATGTGGAAACAGCCTTTCAGGCCAAAGCAGCAACCAAGGACGACAGCACTCCCCGCCTGTTAAGTGAATTGCTGCTGGAAAATAAAGACCGGAAAGTGTACCTGACAGGACACAGCCTGGGAGGGGCGGCAGCCACCCTTGCCGGTGCACGCTTGCTAAGCCTGGGGGTACAGCCGGAACAAATTCAGGTAATCACTTTTGGTGCGCCGGCTGTCGGCAGCCAGGCCTTTGTCGAACAGTTTGCGCCGGTGCTGCCTGTAACCCGGGTGGTTATTCACGGCGACCCGGTAACCGGGATTTTGCAGGGCTTGTCCGGCTATGAACAATTTGGACGGGAAATCCTCTGGACTTCTCGGGAGGTTACTCATAAGGGACAGCATGCGATGGTCAGCTATCTGGATGCCGCCATCAAGGAATATTACGATAAGCGCCACCAGGCGGAAGAGGCGGGCTTGCTGACGCTGCCTGTGAAACTGACTGCAGCCGGTGCTCCCAGGGTTTACGTCAGTCCGGCCAGGAATGATCTGCCGGCAAAGCTGCAGCCGGAATTTTGGTATATGCAGCAGGCCATCTGGGATGAGTACCGCCGAGTGCTGCCCGGCTACAGGCTGGCAGCCGCCGTGCCTGACAGCTCCCTGCGCGACCAGGCTGCCGCGCTGGGCTATAATTTGCTGGTAGTTCCGGAAATTAGTGCCCATAAGTTGAAAACAAGGAAAAACATATATTATGTTACCTTAGATCAAACCGTGTATGATACTGCCACCGGCAGCATCCTGTATATGACCAGTTTCTCAACAAGCACCGATAATCTAACCCCGCTTACCGCGCTTATTCATAATATCAGGGGTACGACTGCCGATAACGGCAAATGGCTGAACGCACCGGACTGA
- a CDS encoding RidA family protein: MKTIVNTDKAPAAIGPYSQAIKAGGLLFISGQLPVNPADGTIPAKVEDQAKQSLENVAAILQATGLSTEDVVKTTVFIKDMNDFAAINAVYAQYFTKDFPARACVEVARLPKDALVEVEAIALCKAE; the protein is encoded by the coding sequence ATGAAAACAATTGTAAATACTGACAAGGCTCCGGCCGCTATCGGCCCCTATTCCCAGGCGATTAAAGCGGGCGGCCTTTTGTTCATTTCAGGCCAGTTGCCGGTGAATCCGGCTGACGGCACTATTCCGGCCAAAGTAGAAGACCAGGCCAAGCAATCGCTGGAAAATGTAGCAGCTATTTTACAGGCTACCGGTCTCTCTACAGAAGATGTTGTCAAAACAACTGTTTTTATCAAAGACATGAATGACTTTGCGGCAATTAATGCTGTGTATGCCCAATATTTTACCAAAGACTTTCCGGCCCGTGCCTGCGTCGAAGTAGCCCGCCTGCCGAAAGATGCGTTGGTTGAAGTAGAAGCAATTGCTTTGTGCAAAGCAGAATAA
- a CDS encoding selenium metabolism-associated LysR family transcriptional regulator, which yields MEMKQLEAFVAVVRHNSFSKAADMIYLSQPTISAHISSLENEIGAQLLIRSTRTVYPTQIGKELFHRAKSILALRDEAIGSIKRVDREMGGEISILASTVPAQFLLPEIIAAFQQQYPHIVFDVHQADSLQVAESLLGYRYDFGIVGTSVSSRHLLTVPFYRDRLVLITPKSMIVNQEELYRDLSSFLRQQPFVMRGDGSGTRTEMEQLLHKQGISVRNLNVVSYFHDTQGILSAVSHGMGISFVSKVAAAAYEKTGQIKVYDLGKQAFTRQLHLVFKKAVVLSPVQKVFVSYLENYFTSATFNRYNRRVETK from the coding sequence ATGGAAATGAAACAACTGGAAGCATTTGTCGCAGTGGTCCGACACAACAGCTTTTCCAAGGCAGCCGACATGATCTATTTGTCTCAGCCGACCATCAGCGCCCACATCAGTTCTCTGGAGAACGAGATAGGGGCGCAACTCTTAATACGTTCTACCAGGACCGTTTACCCGACCCAGATAGGCAAAGAGCTGTTTCACCGCGCCAAAAGCATCCTTGCCCTGCGCGATGAGGCAATCGGCAGTATTAAGAGAGTTGACCGGGAGATGGGTGGAGAAATCAGTATCTTAGCCTCTACCGTTCCTGCTCAGTTCCTGCTGCCGGAGATCATTGCGGCATTTCAACAACAGTATCCCCATATCGTGTTTGATGTCCACCAGGCAGACAGCCTGCAGGTTGCGGAAAGTCTTTTGGGGTACCGGTATGATTTTGGCATAGTGGGTACCAGCGTCAGTTCCCGCCATTTGCTGACGGTTCCTTTCTACCGTGACAGGCTGGTGTTGATTACCCCTAAATCGATGATCGTTAACCAAGAGGAGCTTTATCGCGATCTGTCATCGTTTTTACGGCAGCAGCCTTTTGTAATGCGCGGGGACGGCTCCGGCACCCGCACGGAAATGGAGCAGCTGCTGCACAAGCAAGGCATTTCTGTCCGGAATCTGAATGTTGTGTCCTATTTCCACGATACCCAGGGTATTTTATCCGCTGTGTCCCACGGGATGGGAATATCCTTTGTTTCCAAAGTTGCTGCCGCTGCCTATGAAAAGACGGGGCAAATCAAGGTATATGACCTTGGAAAACAGGCATTTACCCGGCAATTGCATCTTGTTTTTAAAAAAGCAGTGGTGTTATCGCCGGTCCAAAAGGTGTTTGTTTCTTATCTGGAAAATTATTTTACGAGTGCAACTTTTAACAGATATAATAGAAGAGTAGAAACAAAATAG
- a CDS encoding epoxyqueuosine reductase, whose translation MQRYSVEQAIAEFIAATPLNAAAEIGLSAIYDRPLVGVAWAEDSLFASLQAEEVVGPRHLLPRDWLPAARSVVSYFLPFSRQVREANRQGKLPATEWLYARIEGELVNNALRKFLIEWFVQAGYQAVAPGIDARHAVANRKSNWSERHVAFVAGLGTFSLNRSFITKAGAAGRLGSIIVTADLAATLREYQTYDEYCSKCNACIKRCPPQAIDTTGKNNDLCAKFLDSMAERFKPRYGCGKCQTAVPCEAALPV comes from the coding sequence ATGCAACGATATTCGGTTGAACAGGCGATAGCAGAATTTATTGCCGCAACACCGCTGAATGCTGCGGCGGAAATCGGACTGTCTGCCATTTATGACCGGCCGCTGGTGGGGGTGGCCTGGGCGGAGGATAGTTTATTTGCGTCATTACAGGCGGAGGAGGTTGTCGGGCCGCGGCATCTGCTGCCACGGGACTGGCTGCCTGCCGCCCGGTCGGTTGTTTCGTATTTCCTGCCCTTTTCCCGGCAGGTGCGGGAGGCCAACAGACAGGGGAAGCTGCCTGCAACCGAATGGCTGTATGCGCGGATTGAAGGCGAACTGGTTAACAATGCTTTGCGCAAGTTTCTGATAGAGTGGTTTGTGCAGGCCGGCTATCAGGCGGTAGCGCCGGGAATTGACGCCCGGCATGCTGTTGCTAACCGCAAGAGCAACTGGTCGGAGCGGCATGTTGCTTTTGTTGCCGGTTTAGGGACTTTTAGTCTGAACCGGTCGTTTATTACCAAAGCCGGTGCGGCAGGGCGGCTGGGAAGCATTATTGTCACCGCCGACCTGGCGGCGACGCTTCGTGAGTACCAAACCTATGACGAGTACTGCAGTAAATGCAACGCCTGTATTAAGCGCTGTCCGCCGCAAGCTATTGATACTACCGGCAAAAACAATGATCTTTGTGCTAAGTTTCTTGACAGCATGGCAGAACGGTTCAAGCCCCGTTACGGCTGTGGCAAATGCCAGACTGCCGTACCCTGTGAAGCGGCGCTGCCGGTGTAA